One genomic region from Nitrospirota bacterium encodes:
- a CDS encoding S16 family serine protease, protein MGRAPEGTVAYLHLSFEERRDRNGLVMQFMNKPGRFSRMAQTAVEQAVYRVAQQLNLSTDSWTVVLTVPYEGITVYGDSLSAMVALSVAAMANGEFVEPDRVMTGTVKPDGQIGVVTAVPLKIEAAYEARLQRVIVPEELDVSDSDWRTPFLLQVSPVASVKQAYAALTNHAPVP, encoded by the coding sequence ATGGGACGCGCACCAGAAGGAACCGTGGCTTACCTGCACTTGTCGTTCGAGGAACGGCGGGACCGGAACGGCCTGGTGATGCAGTTCATGAACAAGCCTGGTCGCTTTTCGCGCATGGCGCAGACCGCCGTCGAACAGGCCGTCTACCGAGTGGCCCAACAGTTGAATTTGTCCACTGACTCTTGGACCGTCGTTCTGACAGTTCCCTATGAGGGGATCACGGTGTACGGAGACAGCCTCTCGGCCATGGTCGCGCTGAGCGTGGCGGCGATGGCGAATGGCGAGTTCGTCGAGCCGGATCGCGTCATGACCGGGACGGTCAAACCGGACGGCCAGATCGGTGTGGTCACGGCCGTGCCTCTTAAGATCGAAGCGGCCTATGAAGCGCGCTTGCAACGGGTGATTGTACCCGAAGAACTGGACGTATCCGACTCGGACTGGCGGACGCCGTTCCTGTTACAAGTCTCTCCCGTCGCATCAGTAAAGCAGGCCTATGCCGCGCTAACTAACCATGCCCCCGTTCCGTAA